Sequence from the Corallococcus sp. EGB genome:
GGGGCGTGCCGGCCGACCACATCGTGGAGCTGGACTGGTGGGAGCGCACGAAGGTGAAGGGGCTGGAGATCGTGTGCACGCCCGCGCGGCATGCGTCAGGCCGGTTCCTGCATCAGAACAAGACGCTGTGGGCAGGTTGGGCGCTGGTGGGGCCGCAGCACCGCGTCTACTACTCCGGCGACACGGGCCTGTTCCCCGCGATGGAGGAGATTGGCGCCAAGCTGGGGCCGTTCGATTTGACGATGATCGAGACGGGCCAGTACGGCGCGGGCTGGCCGGACTGGCACCTGGGGCCGGAGCAGGCGGTGCTGGCCCACCGGCTGGTGCAGGGCCGGCTGTTCCTGCCGGTGCACTGGGGGCTGTTGACGCTGGCGTACCACGGCTGGACGGAGCCGATTGAGCGCTCGCTGGTGGCCGCGAAGCACGACGGCGTGGGCATCACCGCGCCCCGGCCCGGGCAGGACTTCCTCGCGCTGGCGCCGCCCCCCGTGGAGCGCTGGTGGCCGGAGCGGCCCTGGAAGACCGCGGAGGAGGCGCCCATCGTGGCCAGCCAGATTCCGCCCAAGCTGCGGGAAGGACACCCGGCGCTCCCGCTGCTCCCGGCCCCCGCGGCCGTGAGCCCGCAGACGCAGGCTCCGAAGCCGCAGGCCGGGAAGCCACCAACCCCGCCGCCGGGCACAGGGCCGGCGGTCGCGACGCCGCATGAGTGACGGGCGGCGGGCCACGCTGCTCGCGGCCTTCCGGGCCACGGGCTACGTCGTGCGCCCGCACCCGCTCGTTGGAGGCCGCAAGCACGTGCTGCGCGTGGGCGCCTTGCATCCAGCGCTCGACGCCGCGCTCACCGCGCATGGCCTCACCACCTGGGCCTTCATCACCGCGTGGAATCCCCACGCGCATCGGCGTCCGCCTCGCACCAACGCGCGGCTCCAGCAGCGCCTGCTCGCGCTGCTCGAAGCGTGGGGACACCCCGCTGTCTCCGCGGTGGGCGTGGCGGAGGACCGGCGCTGGTTCGAGGAGAGCCTCTTCGTCCCCGGCCTGCCCCGCGACGAAGCGCTGCGCATCGGCCGCCTGTTCGACCAGGAGGCCGTGCTCTGGGGCGCCGTGAGCGGCGCCGCGGAGCTGGTGCTGTGCCGTGAGGGCGCCGGCTCCTGAGCCCGCGCCGGGTGTCGGTCCGGTCACATCCACCGGGCCGACACCCATTCGGAACCCGGCCCTCACATCCGCGCCACGAGACGATGCCAGGGTCCCGCACCTCGCCGCGCCCCCCTGCCCCAGGAGCCGCCTCGATGCAGCCTTCCGTCCCCCGCCGCGCGCGTGAAGTCGCGCGCCCCAGTGCCTTCCTCCTCGCCGGAGCCTTCGTCACCGGCCTGCTGCTCGCCTTCCACGGCGGCTGCGGCAACAACGAGTGCACCAACGCCTTCGACTGCCAGGAACAGAACGCCGCGCCGGAAGGCCAGGGCTGGACCTGCGTGGACCATGTCTGCAAGGCGGTCACCTTCCAGCCTCCGCCCGGCAACCACGACGCGGGCACCGGCACGGAGGACGCGGGCACGGAGGACGCGGGCACCGGCACCGGGGACGGCGGCACCGTCGCCTTGAAGCTCATCGCCTTCAATGACTTCCACGGGCAGTTGGAGCCCGCGGCCGGCAGTGGCGGACAGATTGTCCAGGCCCTGCTGCCGGACGGCGGCGTGGACACCAACAGCCGCGTGAACGCGGGCGGCGCGGTGTACCTCGCGCGCCACATCGCGGACCTGCGCGCGAAGAACCCGAACTCCATCGTGGTGTCCGCCGGTGACCTCATCGGCGCCACGCCGCTGCTGTCCGCGCTCTTCCACGACGAGCCCACCATCGAGGCCATGAACCACATCGGCCTGGACCTGAGCGCCGTGGGCAACCACGAGTTCGACGAGGGCGGCACGGAGCTCTTGCGCATGCAGTCCGGCGGCTGCCACCCGGTGGACGGCTGCCAGGACGGCACCGGCTTCTCCGGCGCGAAGTTCAAGTTCCTCGCGGCCAACGTCGCGACCGGCCCCAACAGCACCCTCTTCCCGCGCTACGACGTGCGCACCTTCCAGGGTGTGAAGGTCGCCTTCATCGGCATGACCCTGGAGGGCACGCCGAACATCGTCACGCCCACCGGCATCCGCGGCCTGGAGTTCAAGGACGAGGTGCAGACCGTCAACGCGCTCGTCCCGGAGCTGAGGTCGCAGGGCGTGAACGCCATCGTCGTCATCGTGCACGAGGGCGGCATCCCCGCCCTCGACTCGCTCTACAACGAGTGCAAGGGCATCACCGGCCCCATCGTGGACATCGCCGCGCAGCTGGACCCCGCCGTGAGCGTCATCGTCAGCGGCCACACGCACAACGCCTACAACTGCACGCTGAGCGGCAAGCTCGTCACCAGCGCCGCGTCGGTGGGCCGGCTCGTCACGGACATCGACCTGACGCTGGACGCCACCTCCGGCCAGGTCGTGAAGGCCCAGGCCCAGAACGTCATCGTCACCCGCACGGTGGCGCCCGACCCGGAAGTGGCGGAGCTCATCACCCGCTACAAGGGCATCAGCTCCCCGCTGGAGAACCGCGTCATCGGCTGGATTGAGCAGACGCTCACGCGCAGCAACATCCAGACGGACCCCACCGGCCAGTCCACCATGGGCTTCGTCATCGCGGACGCGCAGCTGGAGGCCACCCGGCCCGCGAACCTGGGCGGCGCCCAGATTGCCTTCATGAACCCGGGCGGCGTGCGCGCGGACCTGGTGCGCGACCCGGCCGACCCCAACGACAAGGGCGCCGTCACCTACGGCGAGGCCTTCACCGTGCAGCCCTTCGGCAACAGCCTGGTCACCCTGACGCTGACGGGCGCGCAGATCGAGCGCCTGCTGGAGCAGCAGTGGCCCAACGCCACCACCACCCGCATCCTCCTGCCGTCCGCGGGCTTCAGCTACGCGTTCAGCGAGTCCGCGCCCGTGGGCTCCAAGGTGGACCCCGCCAGCATCAAGCTCAACGGGACGGTCATCGACCCGGCCGCCACCTACCGCGTCACCGTGAACAGCTTCCTGGCTCCCGGCGGCGACGGCTTCAGCGTCCTGCCGGAGGGCACGAACCCGCTGGGCGGCGCGGTGGACTCGGACGCGCTGGAGGCGTACCTCGCCAGGCACAGCTCGGAGGCCTCGCCGTTGCCGGCCCCGGCGCTCGACCGCATCACCCGGCTGCCTTGAGCCCTCAGTGGCCGCCCGAGCCCCCCGAAGCGGGGCTCGCGATGCTGGGCCGGAAGGCGCTGTCGGTGGTGGGGGTGGGCGTGATGTCCAGGCGCCGCGCCCCCGTCACCCGCTGCGCGAGCTCATCGAAGTTGAGCGCCAGGAGGCTCCCGGAGCCCTCCTCCGGGAGCCCGAAGCGGACCCGCCAGTAGTTGGGATGGAACCGCACCTCCTCCGTGTCACCGCGGTCCACCTGCACGATGGCGCTCTGCCGCGCGTACTCGGGTCCTCCCTGGACGACGTCGCGCTCGCCCAACTCCTCCTGCACCGATTGGGAGTTGGGCGGCACGGGTGGGCGGCCCGTGGGGCCAAGGCCAACGGAGGCGCAACCCACCCCTGTCAGGAGGGCAGGCAGCAGAGCGGCGGCAAGGAAGCGGGAGACCATACCCGAACGCTGGGCACGTCCCCGTCAAGCTGCACCCAGGGGCGGCTTGCGGCACCACCACCCGTCGCGTGCCCGCCCGGAGCAATGGCGCGGGGCCTGCGCCTGCGGGCCCCGCTGGAATGAAAGCTACTTGGGCGCCGGCACGCCCGAGGCGCGCTCCACGACCTCGTCGATGAGGCCGTACTGCCGGGCCTCCTCGGCGCTCATGAAGTAGTCGCGCTCGGTGTCCTTCTCGATGCGCTCGATGGTGTGGCCCGTGTGCTTCACGAACAGGCCGTTGAGGTACGTGCGCAGCCGGAGGATTTCCTTCGCCTGGATGTCGATGTCCGTCGCCTGCCCCTGCGCGCCGCCGAGCGGCTGGTGAATCATGATGCGGCTGTTGGGCAGGGCGTAGCGCTTGCCCTTGGAGCCCGCCAGCAGGAGCAGCGCGCCCGCGGAGGCCGCCTGGCCGATGCAGATGGTGGACACCGGGCACTTGACGTACTGCATCGTGTCATACATCGCGAGCGCCGCCGTGACGGAGCCACCAGGCGAGTTGATGTAGAGGTTGATGCCCTTGTCCGGGTCCTCGGACTCCAGGAACAGCAGCTGGGCGACGATGAGGTTGGCCACATCGTCGTTGATGGGCGTGCCCAGGAGGATGATGCGGTCCTTGAGCAGACGGCTGTAGAGGTCGTACGCCCGCTCGCCGCGGTGCGTGGTCTCAATGACGAAGGGGACGTTCATGGCCCCCGTACCCTAATCGTCCCCTCTTCCGCGCGCTGCCCCCTTCTTGCCGGAGCGTGCGCTGTCCCACGCTTGGGCGCGCGGGAACGCTGTCTCCCGTTGCGCGGCCGGGCCGGCCTCCCAATCCCCCCCTCGCCGACACGCCCCCACCGTCGGGGCGAGCGGCGCGTCAGGCGGGGGATGGGGCCCGGGGTTGAAGCGGCCATCGGGCGCAGGAGCCGCCGGACCCGGGGGTGATGCCTTGAAGGAGGGGCGGCCTACAGGTTCCCGGTCATCTTCTCCGGGCGCACCCACTGGTCGAACTGCTCGGCGGTGACGAGCCCCAGCTCCACCGCCACCTCCTTCAGCGTCTTGCCCTGCTTGTGCGCCGTCTTGGCGATCTTCGCCGCGTTGTCGTAGCCGATGTGCGGGTTGAGCGCGGTGACGAGCATCAGGCTGCGCTGGAGGTTCTCCTGGAGGCGCGGGAGGTTCGGCTCGATGCCCACCGCGCAGTTCAGGCGGAAGCTGCGCATGCCGTCCGCGAGCAGGCGGCAGCTCTGCAGGAAGTTCTGGATGATGAGCGGCTTGAAGACGTTGAGCTCGAAGTTGCCGGACGCGCCGCCCAGGGAGATGGCCACGTCGTTGCCCATCACCTGGGCGGACAGCATGGTGAGCGCCTCGCTCTGCGTGGGGTTCACCTTGCCCGGCATGATGGAGCTGCCCGGCTCGTTCTCCGGGATGTTGATTTCGCCAATGCCCGAGCGCGGCCCGGACGACAGCCACCGGATGTCATTGGCCACCTTGAACAGCACCGCCGCCAGGCCCTTGAGCGCGCCGTGCCCCTGCACCAGCGCGTCGTTGGCGGCCAGCGCCTCGAACTTGTTGGGGGCGGTGACGAAGGCGTGGCCGGTGAGCTTCGCGATCTCCGCCGCCACGCGCTCGGCGTAGCCCGGGGGCGCGTTGAGGCCGGTGCCCACGGCGGTGCCGCCCAGCGCCAGCTCCAGCATGTGCGGCAGCGCGGCCTCGATGTGCCCCTTCGCGCGGTCCAATTGCGCCACGTAGCCGCTGAACTCCTGGCCCAGCGTGAGCGGCGTCGCGTCCTGGAGGTGCGTGCGGCCAATCTTCACGATGGACTGGAAGGTCTGGGACTTTCGCGCCAGCACGTCGCGCAGGGCCTGAAGCTCCGGCAGCACGTGCTTCACCACGGCCTCCACGGCGGCCACGCTCATCGCGGTGGGGAAGACGTCGTTGGAGCTCTGGCCCTTGTTGACGTCGTCGTTGGGGTGGACCTTGCGGCCCTCGCCGCGCTCGCCGCCCAACAGCTCCGAGGCGCGGTTGGCCAGCACCTCGTTGCAGTTCATGTTCGTCTGGGTGCCGCTGCCCGTCTGCCACACCAGCAGGGGGAACTCCTCGTCGTGCTGGCCGGCGAGCACCTCGTCCGCGGCCTTCACGATGGCCTGGGCCTTCTCCTGGGAGAGCGAGCCGTTCTCCTGATTCACCAGCGCGGCGGCCTTCTTCACCAGCACCAGCGCGTGCACGAGCGCCAGCGGCATGCGCTCCGAGGAGATGGCGAAGTTCTGGCGGCTGCGCTGGGTCTGCGCGCCCCAGAGCCGGTCGGCGGGGACTTCGATGGGACCAAAGGTGTCCTTCTCGATGCGAACGTTCTTCGAGCTCACGGTGGGGCCTCTCCAAGGCAGGAACGATGTCCCCGCGCGATTAACACCGCCGCGCCGCCACGGCAGGCCCGAGTGAAGGACGGATGCCGGGTCCCCAACGCTCGGCGAGCGGGGGAACGGCCGAAGTCCCCGCTCACCGAAGACGCCCGGGCGTTAGTGTGTCGCGTCGTGAGCACCCCGGGAGTCATCAAGGCCCTCTTCCTGGCCCAGGAGCGCGGCACGCCCATGCGCCGCGTCCCGGAGGCCCGCGCCGTGGAGCAGCACGGCTTCGAGGGCGACCGCCACCAGCGCAGGACCGTGGGCCACAAGCGCCAGCTCCTCCTCATGGATGAAGCCCAGCGCGAGGCGCTGGACGTGCCGGAAGGCGCGCTCAAGGAGAACGTGCTGGTGCAGGGGCTGCCCCTGGACGCGCTGCCGCCGGGGCAGCGGCTGGCGTTGGGGGACGCGGTGGTGGTGGAGCTGACCGAACCCTGCGTGCCCTGCTGGAAGCTGGACGCGCTGAGGCCCGGCCTCTTGAAGGAGAGCTGGGGCCGGAGGGGTCAGCTCGCGCGAGTGCTGAAGGCCGGCACCGTGCAGGAAGGCGACCCCGTGCGCCTGTTGGATGTGAATCCGGACGCGCCCCGCATCATCCGGCCCAAGCTGCCCTGAGCCACCAGACAGCATCGCCCCGGGGTGGCGCTCAGACGCGCTTCTCCCAGCGGGGCGTGTCGTCGTCCACCGGCGTGTTCGCGACCTTGGACACCCAGTCCAGCGTCCCCTGCAGCGGAGCCCGGCCGTAGGGCTTCGCCGGGACGAACGCCCAGAGCAGCAGGTAGAGCGCCGCGCCCATCCCCGCGGACGCGAACAGCATCAGCACGAACGCCACCCGCACCAGCGAGACCTCCACGCCCAACTCACGGGCCAGCGCCGCGCAGACGCCCAGCAGCGCCCGCCCCTCGCCCCGGTTCATGGGCACCGTCCGCGCACGGCAGTGCGGGCAGCGCAGCGCCTCCCCGGACAGCTCCCTCGAACAAGCCCTGCAGCGTGTCGTGACGTCCATGAGGTGACCTCCCGGTCAGGCCCCCGCTTGGCACATGGGGGTCTCATTCCTACCTACGGAGACCCACGGCCCTGATTGCGCCACCCCCTCCGGACCGTGATTCCGGGGGTTTGTGTCTCGCTGCGTCAGTCGATTTACAGATTTAATCCCGGTGATGTTGACAGCCTTACAGGCAAGCAGCTTCTAATTCACCAAGGCTTCCCATCCACAGACGGCGGGGACATCTTTCAGCCCGTTGAGCCGCTTTTACAACGCACTTAGTCAGGAGCCACCATGGACGCGCGCACCACCCAGAAGCCTCCCGACTTCGGCCCCGGCGTGACCGTGGAGGGGCCCTGGAACCCGGATTACGCGGAGGTGCTGACGCAGGAGGCCATGGCCTTCGTGGCGAAGCTGGCCCGCACCTTCGGTGAACGTCGGGAAGCACTGCTGGAGCGGCGCAAGCAGGTGGCGCAGGCCTGGCGCAAGGGCGAGCGCCCGCACTTCCTGGCGGAGACGGCGGACATCCGGAAGGGCGACTGGACCGTGTCCCCGGTGCCCGCGGACCTGCAGGACCGGCGCGTGGAGATCACCGGTCCGGTGGACCGCAAGATGATCATCAACGCGCTCAACTCCGGCGCCAGCGTCTTCATGGCGGACTTCGAGGACGCCAACAGCCCCACCTGGGACAACGTGGTGCGCGGCCAGCTGAACCTGCGCGACGCCGTGCGCAAGACCATCTCCTTCACGGCGGAGAACGGGAAGCGCTACGCGCTGAATGAGAAGCACGCCGTGCTCTTCGTGCGCCCGCGCGGCTGGCACCTGCCGGAGCGCCACGTGCGCATCGACGGCAAGCCCATCTCCGGCTCGCTCTTCGACTTCGGCCTGTTCTTCTTCCACAACGCGCGCGAGCAGCTCCAGCGCGGCACGGGCCCCTACTTCTACCTGCCCAAGATGCAGAGCCACCTGGAGGCCCGGCTGTGGAACGACGTGTTCCACCTGGCCCAGAGCGAGCTGGGCATCCCGCGCGGCACCATCAAGGCCACCGTCCTCATCGAGACGCTGCCCGCCGCGTTCGAGATGGACGAGATCCTCCACGAGCTGCGCGAGCACTCGGCCGGCCTCAACTGCGGCCGCTGGGACTACATCTTCAGCTTCATCAAGACGCTCCAGTCCGACCCGTCCGTGGTGCTGCCCGACCGGGGGCAGGTGACCATGGACAAGGGCTTCCTCAACGCATACTCGCAGCTGCTCATCCAGACCTGCCACCGCCGGGGCGCGCACGCCATGGGCGGCATGGCCGCCTTCATCCCCATCAAGGGGGACGCCGCCGCCAACGACGCGGTGATGGCCAAGGTCCGCGCGGACAAGCTGCGCGAGGCGAAGAACGGCCACGACGGCACCTGGGTCGCGCACCCGGGCCTCGTCCCCGTGGCGAAGGAGATCTTCGACGCGCAGATGAAGGGCCCCAACCAGGTGGCCAACAAGCGCGAGGACGTGCGCATCACCGAGGCGGACCTGCTCAAGGTGCCCTCCGGCACGCGCACGGAGGAGGGCCTGCGCCACAACATCCGCGTGGGCATCCAGTACACCGCCGCGTGGCTCGGCGGCCTGGGCTGCGTGCCCCTCTACAACCTGATGGAGGACGCGGCCACGGCGGAGATCTCCCGCGCCCAGGTGTGGCAGTGGATCCACCACGGCGCCACGCTGGAGGACGGCCGCAAGGTGACGCCGGAGCTGTTCCGCACGCTGCTCGCGGAAGAGATGAAGCGCATGGACCGCGAGGGCGCCACCGAGCGCTACGGCCAGGCGCACATGGAGAAGTCCCGCGAGCTCTTCGAGCAGCTGTCCACCGCGCCCGTCTTCGAGGACTTCCTCACCCTGCCGGCCTACGAGGCCCTCGACCCGCAGTCCTGACGCACTTCCAACCCGCTTCACCGAAGTCTTTTCAACCCTTCACCGCAGCCCGAGGAGTCCTGGCATGTACGACGCGACGCCGACCACTTCCGATGCCTCCCCCCACGCGAAGCTCCATGCGCAGCGCTTCGAGGGGATCAAGCGCAACTACTCCGACAAGGACGTGGAGAAGCTGCGCGGCTCCATCCGCGTGAGCCACACGCTGGCGGAGATGGGCGCCCGCCGCCTCTGGGAGCTGCTCCACACGGAGGACTACATCAACGCGCTGGGCGCCCTCACCGGCAACCAGGCCGTGCAGATGGTGCGCGCGGGCCTCAAGGCCATCTACCTGTCCGGCTGGCAGGTCGCCGCGGACGCGAACTCCGCCGGCCAGATGTACCCGGACCAGAGCCTCTACCCGGCGGACTCCGTCCCCACCGTGGTGAAGAAGATCAACAACGCCCTGCGCCGCGCGGATCAGATCGACCACGCGGAGGGCCGCAAGGACCGCTATTGGTTCGCGCCCATCATCGCGGACGCGGAGGCCGGCTTCGGCGGTCCGCTCAACGCCTATGAGCTGATGAAGGGCATGATTGAAGCGGGCGCCGCGGGCGTGCACTTCGAGGACCAGCTGGCCAGCGAGAAGAAGTGCGGCCACATGGGCGGCAAGGTGCTGGTGCCCACCAGCCACTTCGTGCGCACGCTGACGGCGGCGCGCCTGGCGGCGGACGTGATGGGCGTGCCCACGCTGCTCGTCGCCCGCACGGACGCGGACAGCGCCAAGCTGCTGATGAGCGACGCGGACGAGTACGACCACGCCTTCATCGACAAGGCGGCGGGCCGCACGGGCGAGGGCTTCTACCGCATCAAGGGCGGCCTGGAGTGCGCCATCGCGCGCGGCCTCGCCTACGCCCCGTACGCGGACCTGGTGTGGTGCGAGACCAGCACCCCGGACCTCGCGCAGGCCAAGGCCTTCGCGGAGGGCATCCGCAAGCAGTTCCCCAACAAGATGCTCGCGTACAACTGCTCGCCGTCCTTCAACTGGAAGAAGAACCTGGACGACAGCACCATCGCGAAGTTCCAGCGCGAGCTGGGCGCCATGGGCTACAAGTTCCAGTTCGTCACCCTCGCGGGCTTCCACGCGCTGAACTTCTCCATGTACGAGCTGGCCCGTCAGTACAAGGACCGCGGCATGGCGGCCTACAGCGAGATGCAGCAGTCCGAGTTCGGCGCGGAGAAGCACGGCTACACCGCCACGCGCCACCAGCGCGAGGTGGGCACCGGCTACTTCGACCAGGTGGCCGAGGTGATCTCCGGCGGCTGCGCCAGCACCCTGGCCCTGCACGAGTCCACCGAGGCCCACCAGTTCTAGGCCGGGCGGATCATCCCGAGGGCCGCTGAGGC
This genomic interval carries:
- a CDS encoding MBL fold metallo-hydrolase, which codes for MGIFAGRSLAADKARQKAFRTAFPSYGPQRSWGGRLLRLCGWGLLLLGAFALVVVIDGWRAFGQGAEGARLERMARSPQWHDGGFENPQPILNNWERTLTDLFHSSPESSPRMPVVVDRIDPKRFATPPEDGLRVTWMGHSSTLVEVDGHRVLTDPVWGERTSPLEWIGPKRWFPAPIALDALPPIDAVVISHDHYDHLDFATIEAMKDWNTTFVVPLGVGAHLEYWGVPADHIVELDWWERTKVKGLEIVCTPARHASGRFLHQNKTLWAGWALVGPQHRVYYSGDTGLFPAMEEIGAKLGPFDLTMIETGQYGAGWPDWHLGPEQAVLAHRLVQGRLFLPVHWGLLTLAYHGWTEPIERSLVAAKHDGVGITAPRPGQDFLALAPPPVERWWPERPWKTAEEAPIVASQIPPKLREGHPALPLLPAPAAVSPQTQAPKPQAGKPPTPPPGTGPAVATPHE
- a CDS encoding DUF3293 domain-containing protein, with the protein product MSDGRRATLLAAFRATGYVVRPHPLVGGRKHVLRVGALHPALDAALTAHGLTTWAFITAWNPHAHRRPPRTNARLQQRLLALLEAWGHPAVSAVGVAEDRRWFEESLFVPGLPRDEALRIGRLFDQEAVLWGAVSGAAELVLCREGAGS
- a CDS encoding bifunctional UDP-sugar hydrolase/5'-nucleotidase; protein product: MQPSVPRRAREVARPSAFLLAGAFVTGLLLAFHGGCGNNECTNAFDCQEQNAAPEGQGWTCVDHVCKAVTFQPPPGNHDAGTGTEDAGTEDAGTGTGDGGTVALKLIAFNDFHGQLEPAAGSGGQIVQALLPDGGVDTNSRVNAGGAVYLARHIADLRAKNPNSIVVSAGDLIGATPLLSALFHDEPTIEAMNHIGLDLSAVGNHEFDEGGTELLRMQSGGCHPVDGCQDGTGFSGAKFKFLAANVATGPNSTLFPRYDVRTFQGVKVAFIGMTLEGTPNIVTPTGIRGLEFKDEVQTVNALVPELRSQGVNAIVVIVHEGGIPALDSLYNECKGITGPIVDIAAQLDPAVSVIVSGHTHNAYNCTLSGKLVTSAASVGRLVTDIDLTLDATSGQVVKAQAQNVIVTRTVAPDPEVAELITRYKGISSPLENRVIGWIEQTLTRSNIQTDPTGQSTMGFVIADAQLEATRPANLGGAQIAFMNPGGVRADLVRDPADPNDKGAVTYGEAFTVQPFGNSLVTLTLTGAQIERLLEQQWPNATTTRILLPSAGFSYAFSESAPVGSKVDPASIKLNGTVIDPAATYRVTVNSFLAPGGDGFSVLPEGTNPLGGAVDSDALEAYLARHSSEASPLPAPALDRITRLP
- the fumC gene encoding class II fumarate hydratase; this encodes MSSKNVRIEKDTFGPIEVPADRLWGAQTQRSRQNFAISSERMPLALVHALVLVKKAAALVNQENGSLSQEKAQAIVKAADEVLAGQHDEEFPLLVWQTGSGTQTNMNCNEVLANRASELLGGERGEGRKVHPNDDVNKGQSSNDVFPTAMSVAAVEAVVKHVLPELQALRDVLARKSQTFQSIVKIGRTHLQDATPLTLGQEFSGYVAQLDRAKGHIEAALPHMLELALGGTAVGTGLNAPPGYAERVAAEIAKLTGHAFVTAPNKFEALAANDALVQGHGALKGLAAVLFKVANDIRWLSSGPRSGIGEINIPENEPGSSIMPGKVNPTQSEALTMLSAQVMGNDVAISLGGASGNFELNVFKPLIIQNFLQSCRLLADGMRSFRLNCAVGIEPNLPRLQENLQRSLMLVTALNPHIGYDNAAKIAKTAHKQGKTLKEVAVELGLVTAEQFDQWVRPEKMTGNL
- the aceA gene encoding isocitrate lyase, producing the protein MYDATPTTSDASPHAKLHAQRFEGIKRNYSDKDVEKLRGSIRVSHTLAEMGARRLWELLHTEDYINALGALTGNQAVQMVRAGLKAIYLSGWQVAADANSAGQMYPDQSLYPADSVPTVVKKINNALRRADQIDHAEGRKDRYWFAPIIADAEAGFGGPLNAYELMKGMIEAGAAGVHFEDQLASEKKCGHMGGKVLVPTSHFVRTLTAARLAADVMGVPTLLVARTDADSAKLLMSDADEYDHAFIDKAAGRTGEGFYRIKGGLECAIARGLAYAPYADLVWCETSTPDLAQAKAFAEGIRKQFPNKMLAYNCSPSFNWKKNLDDSTIAKFQRELGAMGYKFQFVTLAGFHALNFSMYELARQYKDRGMAAYSEMQQSEFGAEKHGYTATRHQREVGTGYFDQVAEVISGGCASTLALHESTEAHQF
- the aceB gene encoding malate synthase A; this translates as MDARTTQKPPDFGPGVTVEGPWNPDYAEVLTQEAMAFVAKLARTFGERREALLERRKQVAQAWRKGERPHFLAETADIRKGDWTVSPVPADLQDRRVEITGPVDRKMIINALNSGASVFMADFEDANSPTWDNVVRGQLNLRDAVRKTISFTAENGKRYALNEKHAVLFVRPRGWHLPERHVRIDGKPISGSLFDFGLFFFHNAREQLQRGTGPYFYLPKMQSHLEARLWNDVFHLAQSELGIPRGTIKATVLIETLPAAFEMDEILHELREHSAGLNCGRWDYIFSFIKTLQSDPSVVLPDRGQVTMDKGFLNAYSQLLIQTCHRRGAHAMGGMAAFIPIKGDAAANDAVMAKVRADKLREAKNGHDGTWVAHPGLVPVAKEIFDAQMKGPNQVANKREDVRITEADLLKVPSGTRTEEGLRHNIRVGIQYTAAWLGGLGCVPLYNLMEDAATAEISRAQVWQWIHHGATLEDGRKVTPELFRTLLAEEMKRMDREGATERYGQAHMEKSRELFEQLSTAPVFEDFLTLPAYEALDPQS
- a CDS encoding MOSC domain-containing protein; protein product: MSTPGVIKALFLAQERGTPMRRVPEARAVEQHGFEGDRHQRRTVGHKRQLLLMDEAQREALDVPEGALKENVLVQGLPLDALPPGQRLALGDAVVVELTEPCVPCWKLDALRPGLLKESWGRRGQLARVLKAGTVQEGDPVRLLDVNPDAPRIIRPKLP
- a CDS encoding PspC domain-containing protein, with protein sequence MDVTTRCRACSRELSGEALRCPHCRARTVPMNRGEGRALLGVCAALARELGVEVSLVRVAFVLMLFASAGMGAALYLLLWAFVPAKPYGRAPLQGTLDWVSKVANTPVDDDTPRWEKRV
- the clpP gene encoding ATP-dependent Clp endopeptidase proteolytic subunit ClpP, with product MNVPFVIETTHRGERAYDLYSRLLKDRIILLGTPINDDVANLIVAQLLFLESEDPDKGINLYINSPGGSVTAALAMYDTMQYVKCPVSTICIGQAASAGALLLLAGSKGKRYALPNSRIMIHQPLGGAQGQATDIDIQAKEILRLRTYLNGLFVKHTGHTIERIEKDTERDYFMSAEEARQYGLIDEVVERASGVPAPK